A stretch of Leishmania infantum JPCM5 genome chromosome 19 DNA encodes these proteins:
- a CDS encoding putative protein kinase → MGSQSGKASLSTSNRRRAVCDLCGTKATRKSSLQTGSTLVLKQCSRCHLRCCGECYVWRRYGSSFSTCYDEEHAVAEFAPVCRRCVAGPNLVANAPRFVWNKIFEYCDATAKHHLLQLCHATQMGVVLPYPHTRYGWSTFFEGRHFISKGANGEVYHTVVRRDITKELARSLIDALDAKVLADLSGRAVAVKAIRKSTVFSLRRWKHIQREVDTLRRCCHRHVVQLHFVAQGPSEVYIVLQYVAGGDLFDWLVRQQIPMEYDVVVIARQLLETLHFMHEVCGVVHRDIKPENILLQPVANPDVQRQGDGSLGADDGRSTEHTNSSDDLYIRLADFGYAKLLPQNEAGDATLSPAQISRPPLPPVPADAIGIVGPRAENVQRTEPRAKACKPLLISSTPCGTLGFAAPEILSAYNARKNALQRPRSNRQSAEQLGDAAKPRTPVDLVKRMDIFAAGVTICILLTGCEPFPCRSSKEHIEAVHEGLDFSGPQWNYVSQPAKNLLRRMLAPRAADRPSAFECLNSSWMKHQGPYTDATSEVEDDDENARGKGLNRSASVWQLLSTSFQNSVHSLRKNEGWLFVQDAQGLVTTIPRQLVNGREDSESFSEALHSPNSCEQASTVY, encoded by the coding sequence ATGGGATCGCAGAGCGGGAAAGCGTCTTTATCGACGTCCAATCGGCGCCGCGCGGTGTGTGATTTGTGTGGCACGAAAGCGACCCGCAAGTCGTCACTGCAAACGGGAAGCACCCTCGTCCTCAAGCAATGTAGCCGCTGCCatcttcgctgctgcggcgagtgCTACGTGTGGCGCCGCTACGGGTCTAGTTTTTCGACCTGCTATGACGAGGAGCACGCTGTTGCCGAGTTTGCGCCAGTGTGTCGGCGATGCGTAGCAGGGCCGAATCTGGTCGCCAACGCACCGCGGTTTGTTTGGAATAAGATTTTTGAATACTGTGACGCGACGGCAAAGCATCATCTGCTGCAGCTATGCCACGCCACGCAGATGGGCGTTGTGCTGCCGTACCCTCACACGCGGTACGGGTGGAGTACTTTTTTCGAAGGTAGGCATTTCATCTCCAAAGGTGCCAACGGTGAGGTTTATCACACGGTGGTGCGTCGCGACATTACGAAGGAGCTCGCGCGGTCTCTAATTGATGCGCTGGATGCAAAGGTGCTAGCCGATCTTTCTGGtcgcgcggtggcggtgaaggCGATCCGAAAGTCGACTGTTTTCTCCTTGAGGAGGTGGAAGCACATTCAACGGGAGGTGGACACGCTACGTAGATGCTGCCATCGTCACGTCGTTCAGCTGCACTTCGTCGCGCAGGGCCCCAGTGAGGTCTACATTGTGCTTCAGTACGTGGCGGGCGGAGACTTGTTTGACTGGCTAGTTCGCCAACAGATTCCAATGGAGTATGATGTGGTCGTCATCGCGCGCCAGCTTCTCGAAACGCTTCACTTTATGCACGAGGTGTGCGGCGTTGTGCATCGCGATATCAAGCCGGAGAACATTCTGCTGCAACCCGTTGCAAATCCAGATGTACAGAGGCAGGGGGATGGATCTCtcggtgcagacgacgggCGCTCCACGGAGCACACCAACTCGTCTGATGATTTGTACATACGCCTTGCTGACTTCGGGTACGCGAAGCTGCTTCCGCAAAACGAGGCTGGAGATGCGACCTTGTCGCCAGCACAGATCTCGCGCCCCCCTTTGCCGCCTGTACCCGCGGATGCCATTGGTATTGTAGGACCTAGGGCGGAAAacgtgcagcgcaccgagCCTCGTGCGAAGGCTTGCAAGCCGCTCCTCATTTCGTCCACTCCGTGTGGAACGCTCGGCTTCGCTGCCCCTGAGATTCTCTCCGCCTACAACGCGCGGAAAAACGCTTTGCAGCGCCCTCGTTCAAACCGGCAATCCGCCGAGCAGCTCGGAGACGCAGCCAAGCCGCGAACGCCGGTAGATTTAGTGAAGCGTATGGACATCTTTGCGGCTGGTGTGACTATATGCATCCTCCTGACGGGGTGCGAGCCGTTTCCGTGTCGGTCGTCGAAGGAGCATATTGAGGCTGTGCACGAAGGTCTGGACTTTAGCGGACCTCAGTGGAACTACGTTTCGCAGCCGGCCAAGAACTTACTACGTCGCATGCTTGCGCCAAGGGCAGCGGATCGTCCCTCAGCCTTTGAGTGTCTCAACTCATCATGGATGAAGCACCAGGGCCCATACACTGACGCCACCTCAGAggtggaggacgacgacgagaaTGCGCGTGGGAAAGGCCTCAATCGCAGCGCGTCTGTGTGGCAGCTACTCTCCACCTCGTTCCAGAACTCTGTCCACTCGCTGCGCAAGAATGAGGGGTGGCTATTTGTGCAGGATGCACAGGGACTCGTGACGACGATTCCACGTCAGCTTGTAAACGGTAGAGAAGATAGTGAGTCCTTTTCCGAGGCGCTTCATTCCCCCAACAGTTGCGAGCAGGCCTCCACTGTCTACTAG
- a CDS encoding oxidoreductase-like protein, with translation MRRPREPAPGECCGSGCTRCVWDIYYDEVARFEELIAGGGIEEDCTQSSEEEEVVNYIGSVVVKYIDPPALPTTGSPGEWERAEMKARGFFPIDRIELVSCSTSLFSPTDPGISVVNLFTSAKGRTMLPGDVVEVLVTNSRGTQDADDVERLCKALRLDPYAWCELHRSPFVPEDNFPPWLPLQKPLTLGQLLSAYVDISSSSYLLHQSFFESLFRIYSDSKPSSASSTSTTPSPDPEKVRLLEACASSETGPQLLRSLSKSSTPLCYPSLVDVLEVFSFVQIPLDRLLEVSGPLQTRRYSLANWIPATLPPSPLQLCMREVCARRSANLPAATAVGADAQRVADMLNRAAQDASRDHSDFFFGHTSHPLCCAARSMTRSAAAAGQRGMYVSFSLFGNSLFARQLQAGCTALCNPAQAKSLCSQLFLIGCGTGIAPLIAAVTQLMLRRASTAAGSAPFPCWVFYGARTKAELLYDETLQEALRTGAIAKYEYALSREEDNKKQGRYVTDLVKRNRLMVTGSLQNEGQLFVCGPAKALLSVRQLVKCDLLAEPDDDDSVQEQRLLMLEDRGRLNFDIWSTGNIFE, from the coding sequence ATGAGACGTCCGCGTGAGCCAGCACCAGGGGAGTGCTGTGGAAGCGGGTGTACCCGCTGCGTATGGGATATTTACTACGATGAAGTCGCCAGATTTGAAGAGCTTATAGCAGGCGGGGGGATCGAAGAGGATTGCACCCAATCCtcagaggaggaagaggttGTTAATTATATCGGTTCCGTTGTGGTGAAGTACATTGATCCACCAGCTTTGCCCACCACAGGCTCTCCAGGTGAGTGGGAGAGAGCCGAAATGAAGGCGCGCGGTTTCTTTCCCATTGACAGAATCGAACTAgtgagctgcagcacatccCTGTTTTCTCCAACTGATCCGGGAATCAGCGTCGTCAACCTCTTCACATCCGCAAAAGGCAGGACAATGCTACCAGGCGATGTAGTGGAGGTTCTTGTGACTAACAGTCGCGGTACTCAGGACGCCGATGACGTTGAGAGGCTGTGCAAGGCGCTTCGCCTGGATCCGTATGCGTGGTGCGAGCTGCATCGCTCCCCGTTTGTGCCGGAAGACAACTTTCCCCCGTGGCTTCCGCTACAAAAGCCTCTGACACTTGGACAGCTTCTCTCTGCCTACGTCGATATAAGCAGTAGTAGCTACCTGTTGCATCAGAGCTTTTTCGAAAGTCTTTTTCGAATTTACAGCGACTCCAAACCTTCCTCAGCATCTTCGACTTCAACCACCCCGTCACCCGATCCAGAGAAGGTGCGACTTCTTGAGGCCTGCGCGTCCTCTGAAACAGGTCCCCAGCTGCTGCGTTCGCTGTCAAAAAGCAGTACACCGCTTTGCTACCCTTCTCTTGTCGACGTACTTGAGGTCTTTTCCTTCGTCCAAATTCCACTTGACCGTCTCCTTGAGGTCAGTGGACCGCTCCAGACGCGCAGGTATAGCCTGGCAAACTGGATTCCTGCAACGCTTCCGCCAAGCCCACTTCAGCTGTGCATGAGGGAGGTGTGCGCTCGACGCTCTGCAAATTTACCTGCAGCTACTGCCGTTGGCGCGGACGCTCAGCGCGTTGCAGACATGCTCAACAGAGCTGCTCAGGATGCCTCCAGGGACCACAGCGACTTTTTCTTTGGACACACGTCCCACCCGTTGTGTTGTGCAGCGCGCTCTATGACGaggagcgcagctgccgcaggtcAGAGAGGCATGTACGTCAgcttttctctttttggAAACTCTTTATTTGCCCGGCAGCTTCAGGCTGGATGCACAGCTCTGTGCAACCCTGCTCAAGCCAAGAGTTTGTGCAGTCAACTTTTTCTTATCGGGTGTGGCACAGGGATTGCTCCTTTGATTGCGGCTGTCACGCAGCTGATGCTTCGTCGCGCCTCCACAGCCGCCGGCAGTGCTCCGTTTCCATGCTGGGTGTTCTACGGAGCGCGCACAAAGGCGGAACTTTTGTATGATGAAACCCTCCAGGAAGCACTGAGGACAGGAGCCATTGCCAAGTACGAGTACGCGCTTTCCCGAGAGGAGGACAATAAGAAGCAAGGCAGGTATGTGACCGACCTTGTGAAGCGGAACAGGCTAATGGTCACGGGTTCCCTGCAAAACGAGGGTCAGCTATTTGTGTGTGGTCCGGCAAAGGCTCTTCTATCTGTTCGGCAGCTGGTCAAGTGCGACCTGCTCGCCGAGCCAGACGATGATGACAGTGTGCAGGAGCAACGACTGTTGATGCTAGAGGATCGAGGGCGACTGAACTTCGATATATGGAGCACGGGAAACATATTTGAGTGA
- the MPK4 gene encoding putative mitogen activated protein kinase 4: protein MAQLVPLVELPSGKKIYSVRGQQFEVDRQYDLVKVVGFGACGTVCSAVANGSGERVAIKRLSRVFGDLREGKRILREMEIMTSLKHNNLIRLHHFMRPQSKETFEDIYLVMDLYDTDLNRIIRSRQKLTDEHLQYFMIQAFRGLHYLHSAKVMHRDLKPSNLLVNADCALAICDFGLARDDQVMSSSDLTQYVVTRWYRPPEVLGMGSNQYTSAVDVWSLGLIFAELMLGRTLLPGTDYIGQLVMIVNLLGSPSIDDMEFLSSEAKAFILSQPRRPALSFRDLFPMATEEATDLLSKLLVFHPARRLTAKQVMEHPYFSKYRDAAEEADAPDPFVWNHSHIETKEQLREDLWRVVEAHSQSNG, encoded by the coding sequence ATGGCTCAACTCGTCCCTTTAGTTGAACTGCCCAGCGGCAAAAAAATATATAGTGTCCGAGGGCAGCAGTTCGAAGTGGACAGGCAATATGATCTGGTCAAGGTTGTTGGATTTGGTGCGTGTGGCACTGTTTGTTCAGCGGTCGCGAACGGGTCGGGTGAGCGAGTGGCGATCAAGCGACTGTCGCGTGTTTTTGGTGATCTTCGTGAAGGGAAACGAATTTTGCGGGAGATGGAGATAATGACGTCGCTGAAGCACAATAATCTGATTCGCCTCCACCACTTCATGCGGCCACAGTCAAAGGAGACTTTTGAGGACATATACTTGGTGATGGATCTTTATGACACAGATCTAAATCGTATTATACGAAGTCGGCAGAAACTCACTGATGAACATCTGCAGTATTTTATGATTCAAGCGTTCCGTGGATTGCATTACCTTCACTCTGCCAAGGTGATGCATCGCGACCTGAAGCCGAGCAACTTGCTTGTAAATGCAGACTGCGCTCTAGCAATCTGCGATTTTGGGCTGGCTCGTGATGATCAAGTGATGAGCTCGTCAGATCTCACACAGTACGTCGTAACACGGTGGTACAGACCCCCTGAGGTACTCGGGATGGGATCCAATCAGTACACGAGCGCGGTCGATGTCTGGAGCCTTGGCCTGATCTTTGCAGAGCTAATGCTGGGGCGCACTTTGCTTCCGGGAACAGATTATATTGGACAGCTAGTAATGATTGTCAACCTATTAGGATCCCCGTCCATAGATGACATGGAGTTTCTGAGCTCAGAAGCAAAGGCATTTATTCTCTCTCAGCCGCGTCGGCCGGCTCTCTCCTTCAGAGATCTTTTTCCAATGGCTACAGAAGAGGCAACTGACCTTCTGTCGAAGCTGCTAGTTTTCCATCCAGCGAGGCGATTAACTGCGAAGCAAGTGATGGAACATCCATATTTTTCGAAGTACAGAGATGCCGCAGAAGAAGCTGACGCTCCTGATCCGTTTGTGTGGAATCATAGCCATATAGAAACCAAAGAGCAACTCCGTGAGGATTTGTGGCGGGTTGTCGAAGCCCATTCGCAATCGAACGGATAG
- a CDS encoding eukaryotic translation initiation factor-like protein: MDPNRCAPASTVTDEQPLTLLWGTWEMWCDMPQRQQGQGTENTNWLEQVKSIGLFDSAEGFWGIFNCTILPSQLPPNGSYYLFRKHIAPMWEHEANRRGGKWVIPFTGKSSRSEGDLQPVDEAWQTLCLSAIGELFPGDEEEVCGVTVSRGRQRTLPSGHATSVLSEWKLCLWTRSADNRGSQMRIAEYIRKQLHLQSLSKETSRDGKSGENDTLMEMPRSPDRSPVAKTREASSIPSAMTYVAHRDLMEAKQEFVKGGSSVAQAFRPKYTLAIDVRGEAV, from the coding sequence ATGGATCCGAATAGATGTGCCCCGGCGAGTACTGTAACAGATGAGCAGCCGCTTACTCTGCTGTGGGGGACGTGGGAGATGTGGTGCGACatgccgcagcgacagcaaggCCAGGGCACAGAAAATACCAACTGGCTGGAGCAAGTGAAGAGTATTGGCTTGTTCGACAGTGCCGAGGGCTTCTGGGGAATTTTCAACTGCACCATCCTGCCATCGCAGCTTCCACCGAACGGCTCCTATTACCTTTTCCGAAAACACATTGCCCCAATGTGGGAGCACGAGGCAAACCGCAGAGGCGGAAAGTGGGTGATTCCCTTTACCGGCAAGTCGTCGCGGAGTGAGGGCGATTTGCAGCCGGTCGATGAGGCCTGGCAGACACTGTGCCTCTCTGCGATTGGGGAGCTCTTTCCcggtgacgaggaggaggtctGCGGCGTCACTGTGAGTCGCGGGAGGCAGCGCACCTTGCCCTCTGGCCATGCGACGTCTGTGCTAAGTGAGTGGAAGCTTTGCCTGTGGACTCGCAGTGCCGACAACAGGGGATCTCAAATGCGCATTGCAGAGTACATTCGCAAGCAACTGCACTTACAGTCCCTGTCGAAGGAAACCAGCAGGGATGGAAAAAGCGGCGAAAATGACACACTGATGGAGATGCCGCGGTCTCCAGACCGTTCTCCAGTTGCCAAGACGCGAGAGGCGTCTAGTATTCCGTCAGCAATGACCTATGTGGCGCACCGGGACTTGATGGAGGCAAAGCAGGAGTTTGTaaagggcggcagcagcgttgcTCAAGCGTTCAGGCCCAAGTACACTCTTGCAATCGATGTGAGGGGTGAAGCTGTGTGA